Below is a window of Candidatus Hydrogenedentota bacterium DNA.
ACTCGACTACTGCAAATCCTTGCAGGGCTTTCTTGACCTGGTCGTACACGCCATTCTTGAAGATGGAACCGCCGCCGTAGGTCATCATGACGTTCACTTCCTTGGGGAGCAGGTTCGCCAACTCTCCGATGGTGTCTTTGCCAAATACGACTCGAACAGGATTGAAATAGGTGAAGTTCAGCATGACGAGGCCCCCCCTGAGGAAACTTCTACGTGATCGAACGCGAGAACCGCGCAGATAAGTGGAAGAAAAAATGGTCGGGGCGAGAAGATTTGAACTTCCGATCTCTACACCCCCAGTGTAGCGCCTTAAACCGGGCTAGGCCACGCCCCGACTCATCGAGATCCTGATCCTAGCACACGGGAACGTTGGCAGGCAAATGCCGCGAAGGCCGCCAACATCGGTCCCTCCACACCCGGGAATCCGGCTCCCCATTCTTTGATTTATGTGCGCCCCACGGGCTATAGTCATTACACTAAATGGTTTGTGCACTGTCGGAACCGTTTTCCGGCGAAGTCGCACTCGTGGCGCAATCCGGCCGCCCCGCGGCGTGACCTGCGTCGACGCGGAGCCGCGTGCTTGCGCGTCAATCGCCGGCCAGCGCGTGTCTTGGGTGTCCAATCCTACTTGGCCTGGTCCAGTTTGGTTTATTGAAGATTATGACGAATGAAGAAACCACACAAGCCGTCGATGAAATCGTCGAAGAGCTGACCATCGTGAATCCGCTTGGGCTTCATGCGAGGCCGGCGGCAGCTCTCGTTCAGACGGTTTTGCAGTTCAAGAGCGATGTCTATATTTCATTGAATGGGCACCGTGTCAACGCCAAGAGTATCATGGGTTTGCTGACTCTTGCCGCAGCGTGCGGCAGCGTCCTCATGTTCTCGTGCAAAGGGAGCGATGCGCGCCAAGCGATGGACGCCGTGCGCACGCTGATTGAGTCCGGGTTCGGGGAAGTCTAGTGGAGATCGCATTACGCGGTATCGGCGTTTCTCCGGGAATTGCCATCGGCCCAGCCCTGACCTTTGGCGTCAAGGGCCTGGAGATCCCGAAGTTCACGATCGACAACGTCCAGGAAGAACTGGCGAGGTTCGAACACGCCCTTACTGCCGTGCGCGCCGATCTGCAGCGCCTCTACGACCGGACCAACGATGCCCTCGGTCCCCAGCATGCCGACATCTTCAAGGCCCATCTGATGTTCCTCGAAGATGTGACCCTGCGCGAGGAGATTGAGCGGCGCGTCGCCGAAGAGAAGCTCAACGCGGAATACCTCGTCAACGATTTGATGACCCGCTACACCGACGTCATGGCCTCGCTCGATGACCCTATGTTCCGCGAACGCGCCCAGGATATGGTGGACGTCGGGAACCGCATTCTGACCAAGCTCCTCAACGTCGACGTGGAAAACCTCGAGCACCTCGCGCAGCCCAGCGTGGTCGTTGCGCACGATTTGTCTCCGTCCGATGCGGCCAAAATCGACCTCGTGAATACGCTCGGCATCGCCACTGACCTCAGCGGGCCGACTTCCCACACGGCCATCCTTGCGCGCGCCTTCGAGATCCCCGCGG
It encodes the following:
- a CDS encoding HPr family phosphocarrier protein, giving the protein MTNEETTQAVDEIVEELTIVNPLGLHARPAAALVQTVLQFKSDVYISLNGHRVNAKSIMGLLTLAAACGSVLMFSCKGSDARQAMDAVRTLIESGFGEV